From Granulicella sp. WH15, the proteins below share one genomic window:
- a CDS encoding BlaI/MecI/CopY family transcriptional regulator, with product MQSKLSKLEFQVMEFLWTCKEASIREIQEALSKRATAKRPPAYTTVQTVVYRMEEKGVVRRAGKIGNFHVFAAVITRDKAQRRLLDEFLGFFGGKGKLVMAQLIEAGELTLEDVKEAEVLLKSAAKRRSSK from the coding sequence ATGCAATCCAAGCTGTCCAAGCTCGAGTTTCAGGTGATGGAGTTTCTGTGGACCTGTAAAGAAGCCTCCATTCGCGAGATACAGGAGGCCCTCTCGAAGCGGGCCACCGCAAAGCGCCCGCCCGCTTATACGACCGTGCAGACGGTGGTGTATCGCATGGAAGAAAAGGGTGTGGTGCGGCGAGCGGGAAAGATCGGAAACTTCCACGTCTTTGCTGCGGTCATCACGCGCGACAAGGCGCAACGGCGGTTGCTGGATGAGTTTCTGGGGTTCTTCGGCGGAAAGGGCAAGCTCGTAATGGCCCAGTTGATCGAAGCCGGGGAACTGACTCTTGAAGATGTCAAAGAAGCAGAGGTGCTGTTGAAGTCGGCTGCAAAGCGGAGGAGCTCCAAATGA
- the gyrB gene encoding DNA topoisomerase (ATP-hydrolyzing) subunit B, with amino-acid sequence MSTQPNDDLFQSKETSSLTQEAHTGGYSAENITVLEGLAAVRLRPAMYIGSTGEQGLHHLVYEVVDNSVDEALGGHATKIEVIIHVDNSITVIDDGRGIPVDNKTINGVTMPAVQVVLTILHAGGKFDASNYKVSGGLHGVGVSCVNALSEAFDVEIWRDGFAWEQDYAKGDPISPLRKMGASTRRGTKVHFLPDKSIFSVHEYNYDTLANRLRQLAFLNKGIEIVLTDERQTDVKTGEAKTQTFKYTGGIAEFIKLLNKGKAVLHEKPIYMEAERNNVAMEIALQYNDSYSETVFTFANNINTIDGGTHLAGFKTALTRTINAAGQSLGLFKDVKENLSGDDVREGLTVVVSVKLSQPQFEGQTKGKLNSDIAGTVQAFVNERLGGFLDQNPQVAKRIINKAIDAARAREAARKARDLTRRKGALDGGGLPGKLADCSERQPDRCELYLVEGESAGGTAKQGRDRKFQAILPLKGKILNVEKARYDKMLGHEEIRAMITALGCGIGKEDFDASKLRYGKLILMTDADVDGSHIRTLLLTFFFRHMTELILRGHVYIAQPPLFRIKKGKFEQYIKDEREYVDVMVKRASDGMILTYGEGGAKLEGAALTEFMIKLNDYLAFFDKVGKRLRNERVTTDFMELFAHEGAAPSRKEDFQGEGAAPAKLVEMKKRLDEMAREFQFRAVGEPEFDEEHQTWSISFTDAQGASRKVDWALASTAESRLLLAKYAQIREQLQAPFLISYAAKTPAQVTQAAIDDADADEAVQEEGVVDSIAATADAAQNASAEVKPTAKRSSKVNQDPVEKKTPREVFDYVIEQGRKEYQVQRYKGLGEMTAPQLWDTTMDPDHRTLVQVKLEDIAATEEIFTTLMGEDVESRRKFIEENALDVKNLDI; translated from the coding sequence ATGTCGACCCAGCCTAACGACGACCTGTTCCAGTCCAAGGAAACCTCGAGCCTGACCCAGGAGGCCCACACGGGCGGCTACTCGGCCGAGAACATCACCGTGCTCGAAGGCCTGGCGGCCGTGCGGCTGCGGCCCGCGATGTACATCGGCTCCACCGGCGAGCAGGGGCTGCACCACCTGGTGTACGAGGTCGTCGACAACTCGGTCGACGAGGCGCTGGGCGGACACGCGACCAAGATCGAGGTCATCATCCACGTCGATAACTCCATCACCGTCATCGACGACGGGCGCGGCATCCCGGTGGACAACAAGACCATCAACGGCGTGACCATGCCCGCGGTGCAGGTGGTGCTGACGATCCTCCACGCGGGCGGCAAGTTCGACGCCTCGAACTACAAGGTCTCGGGCGGTCTGCACGGCGTCGGTGTGAGCTGCGTCAATGCGCTCTCGGAGGCGTTTGACGTGGAGATCTGGCGCGACGGCTTCGCCTGGGAGCAGGATTATGCCAAGGGCGACCCCATCAGCCCGCTGCGCAAGATGGGCGCGAGCACACGGCGCGGCACCAAGGTCCACTTCCTGCCGGACAAGAGCATCTTCTCCGTGCACGAGTACAACTACGACACGCTGGCCAACCGGCTGCGGCAGCTCGCGTTCCTGAACAAGGGCATCGAGATTGTGCTGACCGACGAGCGCCAGACCGACGTGAAGACCGGCGAGGCCAAGACCCAGACCTTCAAGTACACGGGCGGCATCGCGGAGTTCATCAAGCTGCTGAACAAGGGCAAGGCCGTGCTGCACGAGAAGCCGATCTACATGGAGGCCGAGCGCAACAACGTGGCCATGGAGATCGCGCTGCAATATAACGACTCCTACTCGGAGACGGTGTTCACGTTTGCCAACAACATCAACACCATCGACGGCGGCACGCACCTGGCGGGCTTCAAGACGGCGCTGACGCGCACGATCAACGCCGCCGGACAGTCGCTGGGCCTCTTCAAGGACGTGAAGGAAAACCTGAGCGGCGATGACGTGCGCGAAGGGTTGACGGTCGTGGTCTCGGTGAAGCTCTCGCAGCCGCAGTTCGAGGGCCAGACCAAGGGCAAGCTGAACTCGGATATCGCGGGCACGGTGCAGGCGTTCGTCAATGAGCGGCTGGGTGGGTTCCTCGACCAGAACCCGCAGGTGGCCAAGCGGATCATCAACAAGGCGATCGACGCGGCGCGGGCGCGTGAGGCGGCGCGCAAGGCGCGTGACCTGACACGGCGTAAGGGCGCTTTGGACGGCGGTGGACTGCCGGGCAAGCTAGCTGACTGCTCCGAACGGCAACCGGACCGGTGCGAGCTTTACCTCGTTGAGGGAGAGAGCGCCGGTGGAACGGCCAAGCAGGGCCGCGACCGCAAGTTCCAGGCGATTCTGCCGTTGAAGGGTAAGATCCTCAACGTCGAGAAGGCGCGCTACGACAAGATGCTGGGCCACGAAGAGATTCGGGCCATGATTACGGCGCTCGGCTGCGGCATCGGCAAGGAAGACTTCGACGCCAGCAAGCTGCGCTACGGCAAACTGATCCTGATGACCGATGCCGACGTCGACGGATCGCACATCCGCACGCTGCTGCTGACGTTCTTCTTCCGCCACATGACGGAGCTGATCCTGCGCGGCCATGTGTACATCGCGCAGCCGCCGCTCTTCCGCATCAAGAAGGGCAAGTTCGAACAGTACATCAAGGACGAGCGCGAGTACGTGGACGTGATGGTGAAGCGGGCTTCGGACGGCATGATCCTGACCTACGGCGAGGGCGGCGCGAAGCTGGAAGGCGCGGCGCTGACCGAGTTCATGATTAAGCTGAACGACTACCTTGCCTTCTTCGACAAGGTGGGTAAGCGGCTGCGCAATGAGCGCGTCACCACCGACTTTATGGAGTTGTTCGCGCACGAGGGTGCTGCTCCTTCGCGGAAGGAAGACTTCCAGGGTGAGGGCGCGGCTCCTGCAAAGCTCGTCGAGATGAAGAAGCGGCTGGACGAGATGGCGCGGGAGTTCCAGTTCCGCGCAGTGGGCGAGCCGGAGTTCGACGAGGAGCACCAGACCTGGTCGATCAGCTTTACCGATGCGCAGGGCGCTTCGCGGAAGGTAGACTGGGCGCTGGCGAGCACGGCAGAGAGCCGTCTGCTGTTGGCGAAGTACGCGCAGATCAGGGAGCAGCTGCAGGCTCCGTTCCTCATCAGCTATGCGGCCAAGACGCCCGCGCAGGTGACCCAGGCGGCGATCGACGACGCAGATGCGGATGAGGCGGTGCAGGAGGAGGGCGTGGTCGATAGCATCGCGGCCACTGCGGACGCCGCTCAGAATGCCTCTGCGGAGGTCAAGCCGACGGCGAAGCGTTCGAGCAAGGTGAACCAGGACCCGGTCGAGAAGAAGACGCCGCGTGAGGTCTTCGACTACGTGATCGAGCAGGGGCGCAAGGAGTACCAGGTGCAGCGTTACAAGGGGCTGGGCGAGATGACCGCGCCGCAGCTCTGGGACACGACGATGGACCCCGACCACCGCACGCTGGTGCAGGTGAAGCTTGAGGATATTGCCGCCACGGAAGAGATCTTTACGACTCTGATGGGCGAGGATGTCGAGAGCCGACGGAAGTTTATCGAAGAGAATGCGCTGGATGTGAAGAACCTAGATATCTAA
- a CDS encoding carboxypeptidase regulatory-like domain-containing protein — MSRMRGRLRMLVLLAMPVTAFAAEHHGRVLFNGVPVPGASVAATSGSKQVATVTDVQGLFQFADLADGEWTIRVAMQGFATEEQTIRINQAAAASSFELKMLSMAEVLASAKRIAPPLVPAPLPTAKAKDSKVEKEETPPPSPASSREAERSSDGMLINGSENNAATSKYSISQAFGSRRPGAKGLYTGSVGAQINASPFDARPYSLTGLAVPKASYSRINGVATLGGPLKIPHLMRDGPNFFVGYQWTRDTSASTLSGLVPTEAQRGGDLLETSTPDGQPVTILDPATGLPISGPVAVSEQAKALLALYPLPNLAGNTRYNYQTQVLTDTHTDALQSRMDRGFGRRDQVYGGFAFRSVRADSENLFHFRDVTNTLGIDSNVHWSHQLPHQVLLETGYRFTRLRTQVRPYFQDRQNVSGDAGIMGNEQSSTNWGPPDLSFSSGLSGLSDAQSAFNRNRTDAFSTEATWTHRRHTVAFGGDLRRQQFNQFSQQNARGAFTFTGAATQGAGSTGSDLADFLLGVPDTSQIAYGNADKYFRQTVYDLFVNDDWRVRPELTISTGLRWDYGAPITELKGRLVNLDIAPGFSAAMPVLGSDPTGPITKVAYPSSLVRPDRRKFEPRLGIAWRPLPTVALVVRAGYGIYVDTSVYLASAQLMAQQSPLSKSINVSNSANCPLTLANGFLDCAGTTADTFAIDPNFRVGYAQSWRLAVQQDLPGALVMTATYLGTKGTRGPQEFLPNTDAPGAATLCADCPRGFTYQTSNGNSIRHAAEVQLRRRLRSGLTATLDYVYAKSIDNDSMLGGAGYVSSTPASSSASAVASAASSATIAQNWLDLRAERSRSSFDQRHLLKLTAQYTTGMSLHGGAFFSGWRGTLLKQWTIASELSAGTGLPQTPIYLTAVPGTGVTGTVRPDLTGAAIYTGGAGYHLNSAAFAAPAAGQWGGAGRYSIEGPSALTLDSSLARNFRMRDPFNLDVRVDATNALNHVVYTGWNTIINGTTFGLPANTKAMRSLQISGRLRF, encoded by the coding sequence ATGAGCCGCATGAGGGGTCGGCTACGGATGTTGGTGCTGTTGGCGATGCCCGTGACTGCGTTTGCGGCGGAGCATCATGGGCGCGTGCTGTTCAATGGCGTGCCGGTGCCGGGGGCGAGTGTGGCCGCTACCAGCGGATCGAAGCAGGTGGCCACCGTGACGGACGTGCAGGGGCTGTTTCAGTTTGCGGATCTGGCCGATGGGGAGTGGACGATTCGGGTTGCGATGCAGGGATTCGCGACCGAAGAGCAGACGATCCGGATCAACCAAGCCGCGGCTGCGAGCAGCTTTGAGCTGAAGATGCTCTCTATGGCTGAGGTGCTGGCATCGGCGAAGAGGATTGCTCCGCCGCTTGTTCCGGCACCTCTCCCAACGGCGAAAGCTAAAGACAGTAAGGTGGAAAAAGAGGAGACCCCGCCACCTTCCCCGGCCAGCAGCCGCGAGGCCGAGAGAAGCTCGGACGGGATGTTGATCAATGGCAGCGAGAACAATGCCGCCACGTCGAAGTACTCGATCTCGCAGGCGTTCGGCTCACGCAGGCCAGGGGCGAAGGGGTTGTATACGGGCAGCGTCGGCGCGCAGATCAACGCCTCTCCCTTCGATGCGCGGCCCTACTCGCTGACGGGGCTTGCGGTGCCGAAGGCCTCGTACAGCCGCATCAACGGAGTGGCTACGCTGGGTGGTCCGTTGAAGATTCCGCACCTGATGCGGGATGGGCCGAACTTCTTTGTCGGGTATCAATGGACGCGGGATACCTCGGCAAGCACGCTATCAGGATTGGTCCCAACGGAGGCTCAACGCGGCGGCGATCTATTGGAGACAAGCACGCCTGACGGGCAGCCGGTGACGATCCTCGATCCTGCGACCGGCCTTCCAATCAGTGGACCCGTGGCGGTAAGCGAGCAGGCCAAGGCGCTGCTCGCGCTGTATCCGCTGCCGAATCTTGCGGGCAATACTCGCTATAACTACCAAACGCAGGTGCTAACGGATACGCACACGGATGCTTTGCAGTCGCGCATGGATCGCGGCTTCGGACGTCGAGACCAGGTCTACGGCGGCTTCGCGTTTCGTAGTGTGCGCGCCGATAGCGAGAACCTCTTCCACTTTCGCGACGTGACCAACACGCTTGGAATCGACAGCAATGTGCACTGGTCGCACCAGCTTCCTCACCAGGTTCTGCTGGAGACGGGCTATCGGTTTACTCGCCTGCGCACGCAGGTGCGGCCGTACTTTCAGGATCGTCAGAACGTCTCCGGCGATGCCGGGATTATGGGCAATGAGCAAAGCTCGACGAACTGGGGGCCTCCGGATCTCTCGTTCTCGAGCGGGCTTTCGGGGTTGTCGGATGCGCAGAGCGCCTTCAACCGCAACAGGACCGACGCCTTTTCGACGGAGGCAACGTGGACGCATCGCCGTCATACGGTGGCCTTTGGCGGCGATCTGCGGCGGCAACAGTTCAATCAGTTCTCTCAACAGAACGCTCGCGGCGCGTTCACCTTTACGGGGGCCGCGACGCAGGGCGCTGGGAGCACAGGGTCGGACCTGGCGGACTTTCTGCTGGGCGTGCCGGACACGAGCCAGATCGCTTACGGCAATGCGGACAAGTACTTTCGGCAGACAGTCTACGACCTCTTTGTGAATGATGACTGGAGGGTGCGGCCGGAGCTGACGATCAGCACGGGGTTGCGCTGGGACTATGGCGCTCCCATCACGGAGCTGAAGGGCAGGCTGGTGAACCTGGATATCGCGCCGGGGTTCAGCGCGGCCATGCCCGTGCTGGGGAGCGATCCTACGGGGCCGATCACCAAAGTGGCTTATCCCTCCTCGCTGGTGCGTCCGGACCGGCGCAAGTTCGAGCCCAGGCTGGGGATTGCGTGGAGGCCGCTGCCGACGGTGGCGCTGGTCGTTCGCGCCGGGTATGGCATCTACGTCGATACGTCGGTGTACCTTGCGAGCGCGCAGCTCATGGCCCAACAGTCGCCGCTATCGAAGAGCATCAACGTCTCCAATAGCGCGAACTGCCCGCTGACGCTGGCGAATGGCTTTCTCGACTGTGCGGGCACGACGGCGGATACGTTTGCCATCGATCCGAACTTTCGCGTTGGGTATGCGCAGAGCTGGCGGCTCGCGGTGCAACAGGATCTGCCCGGAGCCTTGGTGATGACGGCGACGTATCTGGGCACGAAGGGCACGCGCGGGCCGCAGGAGTTTCTGCCGAACACGGATGCTCCCGGCGCGGCAACGCTCTGCGCCGACTGCCCGCGAGGGTTTACCTATCAGACATCGAACGGCAACTCGATTCGTCATGCGGCGGAGGTACAGTTGCGGCGCAGGCTGCGTAGCGGGCTCACGGCGACACTCGACTATGTTTATGCGAAGTCGATTGATAACGATTCGATGCTGGGTGGCGCGGGCTATGTCTCGTCTACTCCTGCATCGTCGTCAGCGTCTGCCGTTGCCAGTGCAGCATCCTCCGCGACGATCGCGCAGAACTGGCTCGACCTGCGGGCGGAGCGGAGCCGCTCCAGTTTCGACCAGCGTCATCTGCTGAAGCTGACCGCGCAGTACACGACAGGTATGAGCCTGCATGGGGGAGCATTTTTCTCGGGATGGCGAGGAACGCTGCTGAAACAGTGGACGATTGCCTCAGAGCTAAGCGCGGGGACGGGACTGCCGCAGACGCCGATCTATCTAACCGCAGTACCGGGAACGGGCGTGACTGGAACGGTTCGCCCGGACCTTACGGGAGCCGCCATCTACACGGGCGGCGCGGGGTATCACCTGAACTCGGCTGCATTTGCCGCGCCCGCCGCGGGACAGTGGGGAGGCGCGGGGAGGTACTCCATTGAAGGTCCGAGCGCGCTGACTCTGGACTCATCGTTGGCGCGCAACTTTCGGATGCGCGATCCGTTCAACCTCGACGTGCGTGTCGATGCGACGAACGCGTTGAACCACGTGGTGTATACGGGCTGGAACACCATCATCAACGGGACAACGTTTGGCCTGCCCGCCAATACCAAGGCGATGCGCAGCCTGCAGATCAGCGGGAGACTGCGATTCTGA
- a CDS encoding M56 family metallopeptidase, producing the protein MNLPVSWNAVWTIVLVHHLWQSTLVCLGVWALTLMLRRNSARMRFRLWMLASVKFLLPFGLLVMAGESLSARRTAPGTGTVFSMVMEGPATQPLKAQAKPPQLASPLSRAAAARPEAGKKPVSVMWPLAALWLMGSLMIAGVWLWRWSKLRAMIRRGTPLPERSGLRAVMVSSDVEPGIFGIVRPVLVLPQGVTGTLTPTQLEAIVEHELCHARRRDNLTAAMHMLVSVVFWFHPLVWWIGKRMIAERETACDEAVLERSHSALEYAEGILNVCKFYLEVPVACVSGVTGADLKKRIAHILSGDRARSLTVARKLVLSVAGVLSIGVPVVFGALHASRSYAQAPAKQNIDDAWQGTLHLQKDLRLVLKIVKAPDGTLKTTFYSIDQAGQPLQVKETLFQGSELKLNVEAIDGTYVGKISPDGTTITGEWKQGDTSHPLILARATAETAWTIPEPPPKLPPMAADADPSFEVATIKPTDPASKGKGFGGPPRRFRTGGTTLNDLVMFVYGVNTKQIVGAPAWTESDRFDITTGQPDAPGAPSEDQVRTMMRKLLAARFGLKFHKEKKEMSAYILSVAKDGPKLTKSESDPNAPHAFFFTKLGNLTVRNATMEDFVNGMQGAVFDRPVVDHTGIAGRWNCSLKWTPDETQFQVFGVKITPNEAADAPPPIFTAIQEQIGLKLDAGKAMVEVMVIDHVDKPSEN; encoded by the coding sequence ATGAATCTTCCTGTTAGCTGGAATGCCGTGTGGACCATCGTCCTGGTGCATCATCTCTGGCAATCGACCCTTGTATGCCTTGGGGTGTGGGCGCTGACGCTGATGCTGCGGCGGAACTCGGCGCGGATGCGATTTCGCCTGTGGATGCTGGCCTCCGTCAAATTTCTGCTTCCCTTTGGCCTGCTGGTGATGGCGGGCGAGTCGCTCTCTGCAAGAAGAACTGCGCCGGGGACCGGGACGGTTTTTTCGATGGTGATGGAGGGTCCGGCAACGCAGCCTTTGAAGGCTCAGGCTAAGCCGCCGCAGCTTGCATCGCCTCTGTCGCGTGCGGCGGCGGCTCGACCTGAAGCGGGGAAAAAGCCGGTCTCTGTGATGTGGCCGCTGGCCGCGCTCTGGCTGATGGGTTCGCTGATGATTGCAGGCGTGTGGCTGTGGCGATGGTCGAAGCTGCGGGCGATGATACGGCGCGGGACGCCGCTGCCGGAGAGGTCTGGGCTGCGTGCGGTGATGGTTTCGAGCGACGTGGAGCCTGGGATCTTCGGGATTGTGCGGCCGGTTCTTGTATTGCCGCAAGGGGTAACGGGAACGCTGACGCCAACGCAGCTTGAAGCGATCGTCGAGCATGAGCTTTGTCATGCGCGCAGGCGCGACAACCTGACGGCTGCGATGCACATGCTGGTCTCGGTTGTGTTCTGGTTTCATCCGCTGGTGTGGTGGATCGGCAAGCGGATGATCGCGGAGCGCGAGACGGCCTGCGATGAAGCAGTGCTCGAGCGTTCGCACTCAGCGCTGGAGTATGCCGAGGGGATTCTCAACGTATGTAAGTTTTATCTGGAGGTTCCAGTGGCGTGTGTTTCGGGTGTTACCGGTGCGGATCTGAAGAAGCGTATTGCGCACATTCTGTCGGGGGATCGTGCGCGGAGTCTGACCGTAGCGCGCAAGCTGGTGTTGAGCGTTGCCGGTGTCCTCTCGATCGGGGTGCCGGTTGTGTTTGGGGCGCTGCATGCGTCTCGATCGTACGCCCAGGCTCCGGCGAAGCAGAACATCGACGACGCGTGGCAGGGCACGCTGCATCTACAGAAAGACCTGCGCCTGGTTCTGAAGATCGTGAAGGCTCCGGATGGAACGTTGAAGACGACCTTCTACAGCATCGATCAGGCTGGCCAGCCGCTTCAAGTCAAGGAGACGCTGTTTCAGGGTAGTGAACTGAAGCTCAATGTAGAGGCCATCGATGGCACGTATGTGGGCAAGATCTCTCCCGATGGAACGACGATTACGGGCGAGTGGAAGCAGGGGGACACGAGCCATCCTCTGATCCTGGCGAGAGCGACCGCCGAGACGGCGTGGACGATTCCGGAGCCGCCGCCGAAGCTCCCTCCTATGGCTGCCGATGCCGATCCCAGCTTTGAGGTGGCGACGATCAAGCCAACCGATCCGGCGTCCAAGGGCAAGGGCTTTGGCGGCCCGCCGCGCCGGTTCCGGACAGGCGGCACGACGCTCAACGACCTGGTGATGTTTGTGTATGGGGTGAACACCAAGCAGATCGTGGGCGCTCCGGCGTGGACCGAGAGCGACCGTTTCGACATTACGACAGGACAGCCGGATGCGCCGGGCGCGCCCAGTGAAGATCAGGTCCGGACGATGATGCGGAAGTTGCTGGCCGCGCGATTCGGGTTGAAGTTCCACAAAGAGAAGAAGGAGATGTCGGCCTATATTCTGAGCGTCGCGAAGGATGGGCCGAAGCTGACGAAGAGCGAGTCGGACCCGAATGCACCGCACGCCTTCTTCTTCACCAAGCTGGGCAACCTGACCGTGCGCAATGCGACGATGGAGGACTTCGTGAACGGGATGCAGGGAGCGGTCTTCGACCGTCCCGTGGTGGACCATACGGGGATCGCGGGCCGCTGGAACTGCTCGCTGAAGTGGACGCCGGATGAGACGCAGTTCCAGGTGTTTGGGGTGAAGATCACTCCCAATGAAGCAGCGGATGCGCCGCCGCCCATCTTTACCGCGATCCAGGAGCAGATAGGGCTGAAGCTGGATGCGGGCAAGGCGATGGTTGAGGTGATGGTGATCGACCACGTGGACAAGCCGAGCGAGAATTAA
- the rocD gene encoding ornithine--oxo-acid transaminase, whose product MFATSNETSLSSQDFIELEDQYGAHNYHPLDVVIDRAEGAWVFDVEGRRYLDFLSAYSAVNQGHCHPAIYKALVEQAAKVTLTSRAFRNDQLPLLLKELHDLTGYPMALPMNSGVEAVETALKAARKWGQTVKGIPAGQAEILTCTNNFHGRTISVVGFSSESQYKCGFGPFAPGFKQVIFGDIESFHQAITPNTCAILIEPVQGEAGIRIPPAGYLKAVAELCKEHNILLICDEIQSGLGRTGKLLASEHEGVAPDVVILGKALSGGFYPVSAVLSSREVLGVFHPGDHGSTFGGNPLACAVARAALKVLVDEDLIARSAELGAYALDRLKRLKHPNVAEIRGLGLWIGIDLKGPARPLCEALKDRGVLCKETHDTVIRFAPPLMISREDLDWGLEQIEAVILAS is encoded by the coding sequence ATGTTCGCCACTTCGAACGAAACGTCTCTCTCGTCGCAGGATTTCATCGAATTAGAAGACCAGTACGGCGCTCACAACTACCATCCGCTGGACGTCGTCATCGACCGCGCCGAGGGCGCATGGGTCTTCGACGTCGAGGGCCGCCGCTACCTCGACTTCCTCTCTGCCTACTCGGCCGTGAACCAGGGCCACTGCCACCCGGCCATCTACAAGGCGCTGGTGGAGCAAGCCGCTAAGGTGACGCTGACCTCGCGCGCCTTCCGCAACGACCAGTTGCCGTTGCTGCTAAAGGAGTTGCACGATCTGACCGGCTACCCGATGGCGCTGCCGATGAACTCCGGCGTCGAAGCCGTCGAGACCGCGCTGAAGGCCGCGCGCAAGTGGGGCCAGACCGTCAAGGGGATTCCAGCGGGGCAGGCCGAGATCCTGACCTGCACCAATAACTTTCATGGACGGACGATCTCGGTCGTCGGCTTCTCCTCCGAGAGCCAGTACAAGTGCGGCTTCGGGCCGTTCGCGCCGGGGTTCAAGCAGGTTATTTTCGGAGATATCGAGAGCTTCCACCAGGCGATTACGCCGAATACCTGCGCCATTCTGATCGAACCAGTGCAGGGTGAGGCCGGGATACGGATTCCGCCCGCGGGCTATCTGAAGGCTGTCGCTGAGCTTTGCAAAGAGCACAATATCCTGCTGATCTGCGATGAGATCCAGTCCGGACTGGGGCGCACGGGCAAGCTGCTGGCCTCCGAGCACGAGGGCGTTGCGCCGGATGTGGTGATTCTGGGCAAGGCGCTCTCGGGTGGATTTTATCCCGTGTCGGCGGTGCTCTCGTCGCGGGAGGTGCTGGGAGTATTCCATCCCGGCGACCACGGCAGCACCTTTGGGGGTAATCCGCTGGCTTGTGCGGTGGCTCGGGCGGCGCTGAAGGTTCTGGTGGATGAGGATCTGATTGCGCGCTCGGCCGAGCTGGGGGCCTATGCGCTCGACCGGCTGAAACGGCTGAAGCACCCGAATGTCGCGGAGATTCGCGGGCTGGGGCTGTGGATCGGCATCGACCTGAAGGGACCGGCGCGGCCGCTGTGCGAGGCGCTGAAGGATCGCGGCGTGCTGTGCAAGGAGACGCATGACACGGTGATCCGGTTTGCTCCGCCGCTGATGATTAGCCGCGAGGATCTGGATTGGGGTTTGGAGCAAATCGAGGCTGTCATCCTGGCCAGCTAA